The following are encoded together in the Capsulimonas corticalis genome:
- a CDS encoding dihydrofolate reductase family protein: protein MRKLKIIEHISLDGVIQHPVAGDDLPYGDWTAPYRSPAGREAILAAQGERFDLLLGRLTYDLWSGYWPKAPSSPMADRLNAATKYVATHRPESLEWGPSEGLGPDIIEDICRIKSQDGRDLILWGSSTLTSILLEQGLADEVLLVVYPVLLGVGKRFFAEGTPPRSFELVSTNAMPTGIILSAYKAAGPLKTG from the coding sequence ATGAGGAAGCTCAAAATCATCGAACACATCTCGCTAGACGGAGTGATCCAGCACCCCGTCGCTGGCGACGATCTCCCCTACGGCGACTGGACGGCGCCCTATCGGAGCCCCGCAGGGCGGGAGGCAATCCTCGCCGCGCAGGGCGAGAGATTCGACCTGCTGCTTGGCCGTCTTACCTACGATCTCTGGTCAGGCTACTGGCCCAAGGCTCCGAGCAGCCCGATGGCGGATCGCCTCAACGCAGCGACAAAATATGTCGCGACCCACCGTCCGGAAAGTCTTGAGTGGGGCCCGTCCGAGGGCCTCGGGCCGGACATCATCGAAGACATTTGCCGCATCAAGTCGCAGGACGGCCGGGACCTTATCCTCTGGGGCAGCTCCACGCTGACATCGATACTGCTCGAGCAGGGGCTTGCGGACGAAGTCCTGCTGGTCGTCTATCCGGTCCTGTTGGGCGTGGGGAAGCGCTTCTTTGCGGAGGGAACCCCGCCGCGCTCATTCGAGCTCGTCAGCACGAACGCAATGCCGACCGGCATTATCCTCAGTGCTTACAAGGCCGCCGGGCCTTTGAAGACTGGATAG
- a CDS encoding DoxX family protein, which yields MKAKTITYWTSTILVMFVMTVSGLFALLHAPAMMTKLAHLGYPVYFSNILGVAKAIGVVAVLAPGYALVKEWAYTGFGITILSAFYSHWMSGDGIAALEPIVFFALLIVSYATRPANRRLELPSAPRSVRETLMGEAR from the coding sequence ATGAAAGCCAAAACAATTACCTACTGGACATCCACCATCCTCGTGATGTTTGTCATGACGGTCTCCGGCCTGTTTGCCCTGCTGCATGCGCCAGCGATGATGACGAAGCTCGCGCACCTGGGGTATCCGGTTTATTTCTCCAACATTCTCGGCGTGGCGAAAGCGATCGGCGTCGTGGCCGTCCTGGCGCCGGGATACGCGCTGGTGAAGGAGTGGGCCTACACGGGCTTTGGAATCACCATTTTGAGCGCGTTCTATTCGCACTGGATGTCCGGCGATGGAATTGCCGCATTGGAGCCGATCGTGTTCTTCGCGCTGCTGATTGTGTCCTACGCAACCCGGCCCGCGAACCGCCGTCTGGAGCTCCCGTCGGCGCCGAGGTCCGTTCGAGAGACGTTGATGGGGGAGGCGCGATGA
- a CDS encoding sigma-70 family RNA polymerase sigma factor has protein sequence MTTTTEAQNQQHETLVRAQRGDRKAFSRLMEPYRRELVAYCYRHVGSLAEAEDIAQEAFVRAYRAMETFEGRATPRAWLYKIAHNLSINHVQRRPSWESLADSEEAGRVETSIAAERAGQGREDVRLGFVALIQSLPPRQRAALVLRDVLGWSAEEAAQILGTTVPAVKNALARARQTLASLPHGDDPANVSDLAARDPEARDVVAQWADAFEKGNTARMVELLTEPQALQSPKTTVKNPRATGLAARAASQGKNPERVGKIDEAGARHGARQEPPGQAKTRGPDDGDSRDRRKVRTDAERQREK, from the coding sequence GTGACGACGACCACCGAGGCTCAGAACCAACAACACGAAACACTCGTTCGCGCCCAGCGCGGCGATCGCAAGGCGTTTAGCCGGCTGATGGAGCCGTACCGGCGCGAGCTGGTGGCGTATTGCTATCGGCACGTCGGGTCGCTTGCGGAAGCGGAAGATATCGCTCAAGAAGCGTTTGTCCGGGCTTACCGGGCAATGGAAACCTTCGAAGGCCGCGCCACGCCTCGCGCCTGGCTTTATAAGATCGCGCATAATTTGTCGATCAACCACGTGCAGCGGAGGCCGTCCTGGGAATCGCTGGCCGATTCCGAGGAAGCCGGGCGGGTTGAGACGTCGATCGCCGCCGAGAGGGCGGGGCAGGGGCGCGAGGATGTTCGATTAGGATTTGTCGCGCTGATCCAGAGCTTGCCTCCGAGGCAGCGCGCCGCGCTTGTGCTGCGGGATGTGCTCGGCTGGAGCGCGGAGGAGGCGGCGCAGATCCTGGGGACCACCGTGCCCGCCGTGAAGAATGCGCTGGCGAGAGCCAGGCAGACGCTGGCGAGCCTGCCGCACGGAGACGATCCGGCGAATGTGTCGGACCTGGCCGCCCGCGATCCTGAAGCGAGGGATGTGGTGGCTCAGTGGGCGGACGCTTTTGAGAAGGGCAATACCGCCCGCATGGTCGAGCTGCTCACGGAGCCGCAGGCCCTGCAAAGTCCGAAAACGACAGTCAAAAATCCCAGGGCGACGGGCCTCGCGGCCCGCGCCGCGAGCCAGGGTAAGAACCCGGAGCGCGTGGGTAAGATAGATGAGGCGGGGGCGAGACATGGCGCGAGACAAGAACCGCCCGGCCAAGCAAAAACGCGGGGGCCGGACGACGGAGATTCGAGAGACAGACGAAAGGTACGAACGGATGCCGAGCGACAACGAGAGAAATAA
- a CDS encoding proteasome accessory factor PafA2 family protein, which translates to MPLFGIETEYGIAVEGKGASDLVAESRAVVRAYPGTAAGPWYYRGEDSRNDMRGFYVDRLSQDPEDAKFDSPDHKPLPVEEERGDRILVNGARLYNDHGHPEYSTPECRTLLDLVTHDKAGERIVLEAARARMEHDGVGQIDIYKNNTDHHGSSYGTHENYLVKRGVPFSDLLSALLPFFATRILYAGAGKIGIEPNGNSGVYQLSQRADFFSEEASVDTLYRRPLVNTRDEPHADPREWRRLHVICGDANMSEFATALKVGTTYLVTSLLEEGWRAPIRLRNPVQAIKNVSRDPTYRWLVDVEGQGKTPAVDVQRVFLAAAKERLAGRGADTDWTLRAWEETLNSLESNPLSLDDRLDWVAKRALLADYVESEGIPWSDESLASFDLAYSNIDPEEGLYYALEQSGAMVRLTDDAAIDAARTNAPAETRAAIRGALVERFSENIGVASWNKVVLRSGQESWVADLDPYVTPEDVAPELARIIAAPDLNALLRRYREQGQK; encoded by the coding sequence ATGCCCCTCTTCGGCATCGAAACAGAATACGGGATCGCCGTCGAAGGCAAGGGCGCCAGTGATCTCGTCGCGGAATCTCGCGCCGTTGTCCGGGCGTATCCGGGAACGGCGGCCGGGCCGTGGTATTACCGGGGCGAGGATTCGCGCAATGATATGCGCGGGTTTTATGTCGATCGGCTGTCCCAGGATCCGGAAGACGCGAAGTTCGACTCGCCGGATCATAAGCCGCTGCCCGTCGAGGAAGAGCGCGGGGATCGGATCCTGGTGAATGGCGCTCGGTTGTACAACGATCACGGTCACCCGGAGTATTCGACGCCGGAGTGCCGGACGCTGCTGGATCTGGTGACCCATGACAAGGCCGGCGAGCGGATCGTGCTGGAAGCGGCGCGCGCTCGGATGGAGCATGACGGCGTTGGTCAGATCGATATCTATAAGAACAACACGGACCATCACGGCTCGTCTTATGGCACGCACGAGAACTACCTTGTCAAGCGCGGCGTGCCGTTCAGCGATCTGCTGAGCGCTCTGCTGCCGTTCTTCGCGACGCGCATTCTGTACGCCGGCGCGGGCAAGATCGGTATCGAGCCGAATGGGAATTCGGGCGTCTATCAACTCTCGCAGCGGGCGGACTTCTTTAGCGAGGAAGCCTCGGTGGATACGCTGTATCGGCGTCCGCTCGTGAACACGCGGGACGAGCCCCACGCCGATCCGCGCGAGTGGCGGCGGCTGCACGTGATCTGCGGCGACGCCAATATGTCCGAGTTCGCGACGGCGCTCAAAGTGGGGACAACTTATCTCGTCACGAGTTTGCTCGAAGAAGGCTGGCGTGCGCCGATCCGTCTTCGAAATCCCGTGCAGGCGATCAAGAATGTGTCGCGCGATCCCACCTATCGGTGGCTGGTGGATGTGGAAGGCCAGGGGAAAACGCCGGCGGTGGATGTGCAGCGCGTCTTCCTCGCCGCCGCCAAAGAACGTTTGGCGGGGCGGGGGGCGGACACCGACTGGACGCTGCGCGCCTGGGAAGAGACATTGAATTCCCTGGAAAGCAATCCGCTGAGTTTGGACGACCGTCTCGACTGGGTCGCCAAGCGCGCGCTACTGGCGGACTATGTCGAATCCGAAGGCATCCCGTGGAGCGATGAATCCCTGGCGTCATTCGATCTTGCCTACAGCAATATCGATCCCGAAGAGGGCCTCTACTATGCGCTGGAGCAGTCCGGCGCGATGGTTCGCCTGACGGATGACGCTGCGATCGACGCTGCGCGGACCAATGCGCCCGCCGAGACCCGCGCCGCGATCCGCGGAGCGCTCGTCGAGCGCTTCTCGGAAAACATCGGCGTCGCCAGCTGGAATAAGGTCGTTCTACGCAGCGGCCAGGAATCGTGGGTCGCGGACCTGGACCCATATGTGACGCCCGAAGACGTCGCCCCGGAGCTCGCCCGCATCATCGCCGCTCCGGACTTAAACGCTTT
- a CDS encoding AAA family ATPase, with translation MPSDNERNNRRNRGGDSAQRSDASVRAIKVLDEILESTDPLDANYQYLLLLRHQLEIDEQQLAEAQEMIQKYDEAYTKLTQPANRIAVFLSGNEDGTANIALGDNEFYTNIDPNVDAAELKTGTRVKVNDAYAIVGDLGPAQNGQIVKVNEALEDGRLRIGGDQQGQNSRVVLRGEGLKEAKIKTGTEVRMEPNGRVALEAFAGKENQDYFLDQVTEIPWDKIGGQQEAISVIKDAIELPLLYPELYERFGKRPLKGILLYGPPGCGKTLIGKATAYNITQEYKERTKRDVKEYFMYINGPKILNMWLGESERQVREIFSTAREKAKEGYLVFIFIDEAESILRTRSSGRFTNISNTVVPQFCAEMDGLVSLENVVVMLTSNRPDYIDPAVLRPERIDRKVKVVRPDRQSTSDILGIYLHKDLPLDWRLVDEKGGVDQAREYLVAQTTELIWSKTHETEFLEAYLRNGSVDTLYWKDLVSGALLTSIVERAKDYAIKRSIEVKSTKEGVSWEDMERAVRTEYKENEIFPKTDNLEDWLKLVDYEPDNVVRLNPIKAKKGSQVTRRNVI, from the coding sequence ATGCCGAGCGACAACGAGAGAAATAACCGGCGGAACAGGGGCGGCGACAGCGCGCAGCGATCGGACGCCTCCGTCCGGGCGATCAAAGTGCTGGATGAGATCCTGGAGAGCACCGATCCGCTCGACGCCAACTATCAGTATTTACTCCTGCTGCGCCACCAATTGGAGATCGACGAGCAGCAGCTCGCCGAAGCGCAGGAGATGATCCAGAAGTACGACGAAGCGTACACCAAACTCACGCAGCCCGCGAACCGGATCGCGGTCTTCCTCTCCGGCAATGAAGACGGCACCGCGAACATCGCGCTCGGCGACAACGAGTTTTACACCAATATCGATCCCAATGTCGATGCGGCCGAACTCAAGACCGGTACGCGCGTCAAGGTGAACGACGCCTACGCGATTGTCGGCGACCTCGGCCCGGCCCAGAACGGCCAGATCGTCAAGGTCAATGAGGCGCTCGAAGACGGACGCCTGCGCATTGGCGGCGATCAGCAGGGGCAGAACTCCCGCGTCGTGCTGCGCGGCGAGGGACTGAAGGAAGCCAAAATTAAGACCGGGACCGAAGTGCGCATGGAGCCGAACGGCCGTGTGGCTTTGGAGGCGTTCGCCGGCAAGGAAAACCAGGATTACTTCCTCGACCAAGTCACCGAAATCCCGTGGGATAAGATCGGCGGCCAGCAGGAGGCGATCAGCGTCATCAAGGACGCCATCGAGCTTCCGCTGCTTTATCCCGAGCTCTACGAGCGCTTCGGCAAGCGTCCGCTCAAGGGCATTCTGCTCTACGGACCTCCCGGATGCGGCAAGACGCTGATCGGCAAGGCGACGGCGTACAATATCACGCAGGAGTACAAGGAGCGCACCAAGCGGGACGTCAAAGAGTACTTCATGTACATCAACGGCCCGAAGATCCTGAACATGTGGCTCGGCGAATCCGAGCGACAGGTGCGCGAGATCTTTTCCACGGCGCGGGAAAAGGCGAAAGAGGGCTACCTCGTCTTCATCTTCATCGACGAAGCCGAAAGCATCCTGCGCACCCGCTCCTCGGGCCGCTTCACGAACATCTCCAATACGGTCGTGCCGCAGTTCTGCGCCGAGATGGACGGCTTGGTTTCCCTGGAAAACGTCGTCGTGATGCTGACGTCCAACCGCCCCGACTACATCGACCCCGCTGTCCTGCGCCCTGAGCGCATCGACCGCAAGGTCAAAGTCGTGCGCCCGGATCGTCAGAGCACCTCGGACATCCTCGGCATCTATCTGCACAAGGACCTGCCTCTAGACTGGCGTCTTGTCGATGAGAAAGGCGGCGTCGATCAGGCCCGCGAATACCTCGTCGCGCAGACGACCGAGCTGATCTGGTCAAAGACCCACGAGACGGAGTTCCTGGAAGCCTACCTGCGCAACGGCTCGGTGGACACGCTTTACTGGAAAGACCTCGTCTCCGGAGCCTTGCTCACCTCGATCGTCGAGCGAGCCAAGGATTATGCGATCAAGCGCTCGATCGAAGTCAAGAGCACCAAAGAGGGCGTCTCCTGGGAAGACATGGAGCGCGCCGTACGCACGGAGTATAAAGAAAACGAGATCTTCCCGAAGACGGACAATCTCGAAGACTGGCTCAAGCTGGTGGACTACGAACCCGACAACGTCGTGCGTCTGAACCCGATCAAGGCGAAAAAAGGCAGCCAGGTGACACGGCGGAACGTGATCTAA
- a CDS encoding glycoside hydrolase family 2 TIM barrel-domain containing protein, translated as MKKIISAAVLLFALGVGSSTPRMARAEDISGSGWRLWPDSQAQWKDDKLYLPSEVKLSELPVNAPTGGWAALGGQQGIPVTLPSTVEEHYWGKMGFRPYTRDVAAIGTGDKGVQNGSYNGVSWWWRSVETPRIKPGQRLIVHVRGARLRTEVYCNGKLRGYNIMTELPFDSDVTDAVEPGKPAQIALRITNPGGFLDWNDFFPMHGFKWGDYTFPGSHGFGGLDSGVTLSVRDDVSVSDLATINNPDLHRVRLIAEVKSVSQDYNGPVHLQIRHAGSTVWSGDVPVSLHAGETKSVEADAQVAGAIPWSLDHPELYQATAAIGKANAATSGRTTDFGFRFFTAVGVEKIDDPYLTLNDKRIVVRSAISWGFWGRNGLWPDTEMATREITAAKALGLNTLQSHRNLSKPMVLDLQDRMGLLRYEEPGSGQSSYGNRYGVTKDVTIDAKDGFSPGVIDTSGTGPDAEPIEFYEKYEEEKILEMVKRDRSHPSLIMFTLQNEGGWVDSTNPRIYRIMREIRALDPSRIVLLNSGVMAHRAQALMLPYSDTITYSNKTDLWGGWRDEHSVGGPGNYTSDLYTDPTHYSQRTPENGKGAISAWGEMLGVGTPDNFQQLMASFDKNHSTGYDYQDDKRVLDATHDFLDKWGFRKAFPTDASYYNTVGDKSYFFWQKIIEQARADNANDYLVISGWESTTIDNHSGIVDNHRFFKGDPKILHRASVPEMLVVRPRRLALAKGQHDLIDVFLVNETGRMGPHTLNITVKRPNGSVLSTVSKAVRAEGGNTYGQLLDEGIEFTADTAGMLSVEASLTPDTGASTEKSLTQSEKVNVIDAAPSFASAPKVAVLEENQDIANVLTNTLHITPSKYDPSDATANVIVFASKGKDPDFDALASKNGAPQGGPSALDSALDKVKNNGARLVLWPNGERSARWMAHQLADRKVVTLDDWVQHTGASWFGSWYFVRKHWLFAGLPADCVMDWRYDNSWNPQRSNGDDDSTGGAVLSAPGLEVACGYTNNEKKTLIGASAVVLPYGKGQVVWYCFPQLLDALTKDHLATNTAVAQRLLANAVFTPMAAK; from the coding sequence ATGAAGAAAATTATCTCGGCGGCAGTCTTGCTCTTTGCTCTGGGAGTGGGTTCGTCCACTCCTCGCATGGCGCGGGCGGAAGATATTTCGGGGTCGGGGTGGCGGCTCTGGCCGGACTCGCAGGCTCAGTGGAAAGACGATAAGCTTTATTTGCCTTCGGAGGTCAAGCTGTCGGAGCTGCCGGTGAATGCGCCGACGGGCGGATGGGCGGCGCTTGGCGGTCAGCAAGGGATCCCCGTCACGCTGCCGTCCACGGTGGAGGAGCATTATTGGGGAAAGATGGGCTTCCGGCCGTATACACGCGACGTCGCGGCGATTGGGACCGGCGACAAGGGCGTGCAGAACGGGAGTTACAACGGCGTGTCGTGGTGGTGGCGGTCGGTAGAAACACCGCGTATCAAGCCGGGCCAGCGGCTGATCGTCCATGTGCGCGGCGCGCGGCTGCGCACCGAAGTCTACTGCAACGGCAAACTTCGCGGCTATAACATCATGACGGAGCTGCCGTTCGATTCCGATGTCACCGACGCCGTCGAACCGGGCAAGCCGGCGCAGATTGCGCTTCGGATCACCAATCCCGGCGGCTTTCTCGATTGGAACGACTTCTTCCCCATGCATGGCTTCAAATGGGGCGACTATACGTTCCCAGGGTCTCATGGCTTCGGCGGTCTGGATAGCGGCGTCACGCTTTCCGTCCGCGACGACGTTTCTGTCTCCGACCTGGCGACGATCAACAATCCCGACCTTCATCGCGTCCGCCTGATCGCGGAAGTCAAGAGCGTCTCACAGGATTACAATGGGCCGGTGCATTTGCAAATCCGCCACGCGGGTTCGACCGTTTGGTCGGGCGATGTCCCTGTCAGCCTTCACGCCGGCGAGACAAAGAGCGTGGAAGCCGACGCACAGGTCGCCGGCGCAATCCCGTGGAGCCTGGATCATCCCGAGCTCTATCAGGCGACCGCCGCAATCGGCAAAGCCAACGCAGCGACCAGCGGACGGACGACGGATTTCGGATTTCGGTTCTTCACGGCGGTCGGCGTCGAGAAGATCGACGATCCCTATCTGACGCTCAACGATAAGCGTATCGTCGTGCGCTCCGCGATCTCGTGGGGCTTCTGGGGGCGCAACGGCTTGTGGCCGGACACGGAGATGGCGACACGGGAGATCACGGCGGCCAAGGCGCTGGGCCTGAACACGCTTCAGTCACACCGGAACCTCTCCAAACCGATGGTTCTGGACTTGCAGGACCGCATGGGGCTTCTGCGTTATGAAGAACCGGGCTCCGGACAATCGTCCTACGGCAACCGCTACGGCGTCACGAAGGATGTAACCATCGACGCCAAGGACGGCTTCAGCCCCGGCGTCATCGACACCAGCGGAACCGGGCCCGACGCCGAGCCGATCGAGTTCTACGAAAAGTACGAAGAAGAGAAGATTCTGGAGATGGTGAAGCGCGACCGCAGCCATCCTTCGCTGATCATGTTTACCCTGCAAAACGAAGGGGGATGGGTGGATTCGACCAATCCGCGCATCTATCGCATCATGCGTGAGATCCGCGCGCTCGATCCGAGCCGAATCGTCCTGCTAAACTCCGGCGTCATGGCGCACCGAGCGCAGGCGCTCATGCTTCCCTATTCCGATACGATCACCTACTCCAACAAGACCGACCTCTGGGGCGGGTGGCGCGACGAGCACAGCGTCGGCGGCCCCGGCAACTACACGTCGGACCTCTACACCGATCCGACTCACTACTCGCAGCGCACGCCCGAGAACGGCAAAGGCGCGATCAGCGCCTGGGGCGAAATGCTGGGCGTGGGTACGCCCGATAACTTCCAGCAGCTCATGGCTTCGTTCGACAAGAACCATTCCACGGGGTACGACTACCAGGACGACAAACGCGTGTTAGACGCCACGCACGACTTCCTGGACAAGTGGGGCTTCCGCAAGGCGTTCCCAACGGACGCCTCGTACTACAACACCGTCGGCGACAAGAGTTACTTCTTCTGGCAGAAGATCATCGAGCAGGCGCGGGCCGACAACGCCAACGACTACCTCGTGATCAGCGGATGGGAAAGCACGACGATCGACAACCACTCGGGTATCGTCGATAACCATCGCTTCTTCAAAGGCGATCCCAAAATTCTCCATCGCGCTTCTGTTCCCGAGATGCTGGTCGTACGGCCGCGCCGCCTGGCGCTCGCCAAAGGGCAGCACGATCTGATCGATGTCTTTCTGGTCAACGAAACTGGGCGCATGGGGCCGCACACGCTGAACATCACAGTCAAGCGTCCGAACGGATCAGTGCTCTCCACAGTCTCCAAAGCCGTTCGCGCGGAGGGCGGCAACACCTACGGACAGCTTTTGGACGAGGGAATTGAGTTCACCGCCGACACCGCCGGCATGCTTTCCGTGGAAGCAAGCCTGACGCCGGACACAGGCGCGAGCACGGAGAAGTCCCTGACGCAATCCGAGAAAGTCAACGTCATCGACGCCGCGCCTTCTTTTGCCTCGGCGCCGAAAGTCGCCGTGCTGGAAGAAAATCAGGATATCGCCAATGTTTTGACGAACACGCTCCACATCACGCCATCGAAGTATGATCCTAGCGACGCGACGGCGAACGTCATCGTGTTCGCCTCCAAAGGCAAAGATCCCGACTTCGACGCGCTGGCGTCGAAGAACGGCGCCCCGCAGGGAGGGCCCAGCGCTCTGGATTCCGCGCTGGACAAAGTCAAAAACAACGGCGCGCGTCTGGTGCTCTGGCCCAACGGCGAGCGCTCCGCCCGCTGGATGGCGCATCAACTGGCGGACCGCAAGGTTGTGACGCTGGATGACTGGGTTCAGCACACAGGGGCGTCCTGGTTCGGCTCCTGGTACTTTGTGCGCAAGCACTGGCTGTTCGCCGGCCTGCCCGCGGACTGCGTGATGGACTGGCGCTACGACAACTCCTGGAACCCACAGCGATCCAACGGCGATGACGACAGTACCGGCGGCGCAGTGCTCAGCGCTCCGGGCCTGGAAGTCGCCTGCGGCTACACCAACAACGAAAAGAAAACGCTGATCGGCGCCTCCGCCGTCGTCCTCCCCTACGGCAAAGGACAGGTCGTCTGGTACTGCTTCCCGCAGCTGCTGGACGCCCTCACCAAAGACCACCTCGCCACCAACACCGCCGTCGCCCAGCGCCTGCTGGCGAACGCCGTGTTCACTCCGATGGCGGCGAAGTAA
- a CDS encoding RNA polymerase sigma-70 factor, with product MRKNSALDGAQFGDADETRFAAFEQYRGLLFSIAYRMLGSVADAEDMLQETFLRWRLASDPEIRSPRAFLVTIVSRLCINHLQSARVQREKYVGQWLPEPLMTDPASDPLASVMIDESLSMAFLVLLERLTPAERAVFLLREVFEYEYSEIADVLGQSETNCRQILRRARQHVDAERPRFPASAQKQVDLLERFLQAVGGGDLDGLVSVLSHDVVLHTDGGGKAAAAPNLIHGADHVARAILGGTRKFTPANLEPHIAQINGEAGIILYLDGKAYSVLTMDSQEERIRSIYFVTNPEKLTHLPSLPAHSV from the coding sequence ATGCGTAAGAATAGCGCTTTGGACGGGGCGCAATTTGGGGATGCGGACGAAACACGCTTCGCGGCGTTCGAGCAATATCGAGGCCTGCTCTTTTCTATCGCCTATCGGATGCTCGGCAGCGTCGCTGACGCCGAAGATATGCTCCAGGAGACGTTTCTTCGCTGGCGGCTTGCGTCCGATCCGGAAATTCGTTCTCCGCGCGCGTTTCTAGTGACGATCGTCAGCCGTTTGTGCATCAATCATCTCCAATCCGCGCGCGTGCAGCGGGAGAAGTATGTGGGGCAGTGGCTGCCGGAGCCGCTCATGACCGATCCGGCGAGCGATCCCTTGGCGAGCGTCATGATCGACGAGTCGCTGTCGATGGCGTTTCTCGTGCTGCTGGAGCGTCTCACACCGGCGGAGCGCGCCGTGTTTCTGCTGCGCGAGGTCTTCGAATATGAGTATTCGGAGATTGCCGATGTGCTCGGGCAGAGCGAAACCAATTGCCGTCAAATTTTGCGGCGCGCCCGTCAGCATGTCGACGCCGAGCGGCCGCGCTTCCCGGCGTCCGCGCAAAAACAAGTCGATCTGCTCGAACGGTTCTTGCAGGCGGTCGGCGGCGGCGATTTGGACGGTCTCGTATCCGTGCTTTCCCACGATGTTGTTCTGCACACCGACGGCGGGGGCAAGGCGGCGGCCGCGCCGAACCTCATCCACGGCGCCGATCATGTCGCCCGCGCGATCCTGGGCGGCACTCGCAAATTCACGCCGGCCAACCTGGAGCCGCATATCGCCCAGATCAATGGAGAAGCCGGGATTATCCTTTATCTCGATGGCAAAGCGTATTCTGTCCTGACGATGGATTCTCAAGAGGAGCGCATTCGCTCCATCTATTTTGTGACCAACCCCGAAAAACTCACGCACTTGCCAAGCCTCCCCGCCCATTCCGTTTGA
- a CDS encoding NAD(P)-dependent oxidoreductase, with product MKLVILGATGGTGQEIVRQAIERGHDVTAFVRSPEKLAAYGDRITVRKGDLLNSAELAKAIEGHDAVVSGFGPRIPIAKEDAHLLERFAAALTGAMKRTQVKRVVIESTAFLFKDAILPPAHLFGRLFFPGVVADATAMEEIFGKSELDWTIVRPPQLTDTAFTGKYRVRTGYLPFAGFKISRADVANCMVKAAESQASIEKVIGVSN from the coding sequence ATGAAACTGGTTATACTGGGCGCCACGGGAGGAACCGGTCAGGAGATCGTGCGGCAGGCGATCGAGCGCGGCCATGACGTGACGGCGTTTGTCCGCTCGCCGGAGAAGCTGGCGGCGTATGGGGATCGCATCACCGTCCGGAAAGGAGACTTGCTCAACAGCGCTGAGCTTGCCAAGGCGATTGAAGGACACGACGCGGTCGTGTCCGGGTTCGGGCCACGGATCCCCATCGCGAAGGAGGATGCGCATCTTCTGGAGCGCTTCGCCGCCGCGCTGACGGGCGCCATGAAACGAACTCAGGTCAAGCGCGTCGTCATCGAATCCACGGCGTTCCTCTTCAAGGACGCCATCCTGCCGCCCGCGCATCTTTTCGGCCGTTTATTCTTTCCCGGAGTGGTCGCCGACGCCACGGCGATGGAGGAGATTTTCGGCAAAAGCGAATTGGATTGGACCATTGTGCGGCCGCCGCAGCTGACCGACACCGCGTTTACAGGCAAGTATCGGGTGCGAACGGGGTATCTGCCGTTTGCCGGCTTTAAGATCTCTCGTGCGGATGTCGCCAATTGCATGGTGAAGGCCGCCGAAAGCCAGGCGTCCATTGAGAAGGTGATCGGCGTCAGCAATTGA